The nucleotide window GGTTGAGCTTAATTGGAATCCAGAAATGGTTGAAAAGCAGGGCTTTGCTCACTACATGCTTAAAGAAATCTATGAACAACCTCGTGCGGTGGCATCAGCTATTGAGCCACACGTGAATCCAGAAACATTCTCTGTAGCCTTGAAAAACGTGGGCTTTGGTGGAGTGTCAGTTCAAAAGTTAGACGAACTTGATAGCAAAGCGGACTGGGCAAAGACTCAAGAGATGTTCAAAGGCATTGAACGAGTATTCATCATTGCTTGCGGAACAAGTTTCTATGCGGGTTTAATCGGTAAATATTTGTTTGAGCAATTGGCACGCATCCCTGTTGAAGTGGATATCGCCAGCGAATTCCGTTATCGCAATCCGGTCATTCCGCCAAAAACATTGGTAATGACAATTTCACAAAGCGGTGAGACGGCAGATACTTTGGCAGCAATCCGTATGGCCAAAGAAATGGGCGCGACGACTTTGAGTGTGTGCAATGTTCGCAACTCAACAATTGATCGCGAAGCCCATGGTCACTTGTACATGAATTCAGGTCCAGAGATCGGTGTCGCTTCAACGAAAGCTTTCACCAGTACTTTGGCAGTTTTAAACTGTATCGCTATTGCTTTGGGGCGCACTCGTGGTGCCTTGGATGAAAAGACTGAAGCTGAGCTGGTTAAGTCTATTATGGCGGTTCCAAGCCAAATGGAAGGCGTCTTGGCCTTCGATAAATACTTCGAAGAAGCTGCTTCTGGCTTGAAGCTTTTCAGAGGCTTCTTGTACATGGGACGTGGCACGAGCTATCCAATTGCTATGGAAGGAGCTTTGAAATTAAAAGAGCTCGCTTACATGCATGCGGAAGGTTACGCCGCTGGCGAAATGAAGCATGGACCCTTGGCTTTGATTGATGAGCGTATGGCTATCGTGATGGTGGCTCCAACGGATCATCTTTATGAGAAAACGATCAGCAACTTGGAAGAAGCTCGTGCTCGTGGAGGAAAAATCATCTCTATCGGCACTGGCGACAATGAAAAACTTCGCGCGATCAGTGAATACTATTTGGCGATGCCAAAAGCTCACTGGACAACGCACGCTTTGTTGTCTGTGATTCCGTTGCAGTTGATGTCTTATCATTTGGCGTGCAGCCTTGGATACGATGTCGATCAGCCAAGAAATTTGGCGAAGTCAGTTACGGTCGAATAAGTCTATTCTTCCAAAACATAAAAAGCCCCCTCGCTCATCGCGTGGGGGCTTTTTATTTGAGACTTCTTGCGTGGCTCTATAAGCCTGCCTCATTGAATCAGAAGTGACACTTTGGCCTTTCCTGAACACTGCTTAGACACCCTAATAGTCATAAAACGGTTTAGAACTGTTTTTCTGGTGGCACGAATCTAGCTCAGTGATCTAGCGGTGCATTTTAAACCAGTTCGTTTATGAAAGGATCTTACATGAAAAGTTTGTTGGTTTTGGTTACGGGATGTCTATTGGCGGTAACAGTTTCCGCTCAGCAAGAAAGGCAAGAAAGCATTGAGCTTAAGGCTCAAACAATTGCTCAAGACCTTCAGTATAACGGGCGCAATCTTACTCGTGAACAAAGATTTGAGATCTCTAGAAATCTGGATGCCATTCGCCGTATTATGAAAGGTGGGTCTACTTTGCCGCTTCCGCCACCTCCACCACCACTTCCTGCTCCAACAAGTAATTATACATGTGTTTCACGTGATAATGACGGCCGCAATCCTTACGTATTAGGTATTCGCGAAGGCATCAATGTGACTCGTATCATGGCTGCGACCTTTAGTACTGAAGCCGAATGCCAAGGTAATTTGAATTCCATCCGTTATGTTGGTGGAAAAAGCCTACTTTGCCTGTCACGTGATAACGACGGTAGAAATCCTTTCCTCGTGGCTTCACTTTCAGGAGGCCGCATTTCTCGAATCATAAGAACTGTCGTGAGTACGAAAGGAGAATGTGATGATTTGCTAGGCAACTTCCGTCCTGACAGAAATAACAATGTTTCGTTTTGTACCTCTAGAGACAATGACGGTCGCGTTCCTTATGTGGCGGCAATCTTGAATTTGAATAGCGAAAGCATTCAAACGGGCTCAGAGTCTTTCTCAAGCCTCGGTGCTTGTAAGTCCTTTTTGGGTCAATAGACTTTCAACGAGAATAAAATAATTATTTCCTATACTAAAACCGAGAGTTCTCACTCTCGGTTTTTTTATTTGCAGACCCACTTCTGAACACCGGCAGAGACCATGAATTGTCCGTTGGCGCAGGCGTATTGGGGAAGTTGGCACTGTCCGGTCCCATCTAGATAAAGACCATCTTGTCGGAGACAGCGATCCTTGCTGGAAAGTTCTGCGTAGCAGGATTGTGTTGTACCCGCTGAGTTGACTTCCAAAAAAAGTGGGCCGACGAAGTAGTTCTTATTGTCACTGAGATCTTTCATTTGAAGTTCCCCGTAGAGCAAGTGACGACCATTTTTCAGAGTCGTCACTTTCATTAGATCGCGAATTAGGACGGATTTATTTTTTGCTAATGCGCCGACATAAGACTCTGAAAGTTTAAATGACGCCGAATTTGGTAAAGAAGAGGGATTGAGCAAGGGAGCATTTTGAAAAGAAGAAAGGCAGGACGGGCTTACTGAAAGCAGATCCCGGAGACTGACAACGGCTGTTTGAGTCTCCGAAAGTTGCTCTAAGGCCACTTTTTTTTGGGCGATCACCGAGGAGGTGACCAACCAAGCGGAAACAACGATAGCGAGAATTCCGGCAGCAACGAGGCCTTCGAGTGTCGAAAAGCCTTGTTGATTTTTTCTTCTCTGAATGAAATAAAAGGCCATCTATTTTCCAGCCTTTTTGATAGCGGCTTCGGTGCTGTTGGCGATCTCTCTGCGAATCGACTCAATACTGTTCCCAGGATCATACTGGTTTCCCTTGTTGACTGCATTCCAGTACTCAAAGCCCTCTTTGTCAGGCTCGCGTCCCAAGATATCTCGATAAGCAGTACAGACAGCTGGATTTGTAGCGCACATATCGTTTTTCGCCACAGTGGGCCCTCCACTTCCAGAGCCCGAGGCGACATATACGGTTTGCGTGACATATTCAACGCGCACCGGAGGCACTTCACAGTGGCCTGGCTTATTAGGACCTTGGGAAACAAGGATTTGCCCTGTCGGGCATGCTGGGGGCACAGAACATGCGGGGTCACGGGTAGGATTGAAAACACCTCCCATCAATCGGCAGCTGCCTTCGACACTGATATCAGAAAAACATGAAGTCATCCGATTGCTTGCATCGACTTCAAACATTAAAGCACCCATGTCGGTGGCCTTGTTGGTTTTGCCGCCAATAAGTTCGCCTTTTTTTGAAGACTGAATTGAGAGCTGACCTTTAAAGAGTCTATTCGGAGATCCAGGTATGGGTTCAATTAATGAAATATTATTCAAGTTGAGAGTGACATCGGTCAGACCATACAGGTCTCTGGCAGCGTTTGCATCTTTGCCAATTTCTGTACCATTGATGACAACGAAGATTTTAGAACTCCCATCCGTGATGCTATCGACGGGATCTAATTTGATTTTTTGAGAACACACTGCCTTGTCAGATAAGATGCGGCGTGCATCCTGCTGAAGATTGATTTTTCCGAAGGACGAGGCTACGGATTGCTCCAAATTTTTTGCGACTGAAACTAAAGCCATTGATCCAACACTGACCATCCCGGCTAAGCCAGCCGCGATCAAGACATTGACTAAAGAAAAACCTTGTTGATTGCGGATGAGACTTCTCAAGGCAACTCCCTTCCAAAGTGTACTCATCTCTTATCGGCTTGAAGTGGTCCTATAAATAGAGAATGAAAAAACTTTGACAACTAGGGCGCTCCCGAAAATTGAGCGAGCACTAAGCAAGGCACAGCTCAATTTCGAGAGTTCTCTCGAGTGTCTAATAAACTTTAGACGGTGTACAAAGTTTCATCGGCGAGAACAAACACATCTGCTTTAGCGCGGTTCATGAATTGCAGCATCTTTGTTTAAAGAAATCAAAACAAGCCGGGGGGCTGTGTGATGAAGGACGTTAAGGCTGTATTATCAATTTTTTTTATGTTCTCACTATTTTCAGAGAGCACTTTTTCGCAAACTAAAAAGAAGATCAGTGGGCGAATCGAAATGACTGTTGCGGATGACTTCAAGAATAGAAGAGCAACGACTCAGTATTTTATTAAAGAAAAAGCAACCGGTAAAAAAACGGAACTGCGTTTTAAAAAAGGGAAGTTACCTGTATGGCTTGCGCCAGGACAAGAGATTGTCGTGTCGGGCACTGAAGAAAGCATTGCGCTGAATACAGCACTCAGTGCTGAATCAACAACATTGGTTTCGGAGGCCCCGGCGTTGGTGACTCAAACTTCAGCGATCAAATCCACATTGGTGCTTATTATCGAGATGGATGGCGGGACCATGCCCACAAGTCGTAGGGATGCGGAGGCCGCATTGTATGGATCGACCAAGTCCGTGCGCGATCTATTTTTGAAAAACTCTTTTGGCAAAGTCGATCTGGTGGCTGATTCTGATGGTGACGGCAAGAGCGATATCTATGGACCTATTCATCTGACTCAGCAAATGGGAACAAGCTGCAACTATTCGCAGTGGAGCGATGAAGCCTTGCAGATTGCCAAGCAAACTTATGGAATTAATCCTGACAACTACATGTTCAAAATGTTTATTTTGCCAGGCAATGTTCCGTGTTTTTGGAATGGATTAGCTCCCGGAATGACGACTTATATTCGCGGGTATGACGGAGCGAATACCACTTTTGTTATGGCCCATGAATTAGGCCATGCAATGGGGCTGGGCCATGCGGCGATCGACTCAGACAATGATGGCATTGTTGATTCTGAATACGGCGATCAAAGTTGTATTATGGGCAATGATGTTCCAGACCTTCGCTTTGTCGATGGACCCCATGCCTATAAATCAGGA belongs to Bdellovibrio svalbardensis and includes:
- a CDS encoding PulJ/GspJ family protein, whose product is MRSLIRNQQGFSLVNVLIAAGLAGMVSVGSMALVSVAKNLEQSVASSFGKINLQQDARRILSDKAVCSQKIKLDPVDSITDGSSKIFVVINGTEIGKDANAARDLYGLTDVTLNLNNISLIEPIPGSPNRLFKGQLSIQSSKKGELIGGKTNKATDMGALMFEVDASNRMTSCFSDISVEGSCRLMGGVFNPTRDPACSVPPACPTGQILVSQGPNKPGHCEVPPVRVEYVTQTVYVASGSGSGGPTVAKNDMCATNPAVCTAYRDILGREPDKEGFEYWNAVNKGNQYDPGNSIESIRREIANSTEAAIKKAGK
- the glmS gene encoding glutamine--fructose-6-phosphate transaminase (isomerizing); the protein is MCGIVGYLGPQSPKDIIISGLKKLEYRGYDSAGIAILDQGKTKRVRAQGKLKALEDKLVGEKFDGHLGIGHTRWATHGKPSERNAHPHQVRGINLVHNGIIENYLDIREELLAQGADITSDTDSELVAHLIANEVEITKDLFQAVERTLGKLRGAFSILVMWEQQPDRLIAFKDGPPLVVGLGEKEMFVASDVQALIQYTKKFVYLEDREIADIKGNEVKFFSANGFPIQKKVVELNWNPEMVEKQGFAHYMLKEIYEQPRAVASAIEPHVNPETFSVALKNVGFGGVSVQKLDELDSKADWAKTQEMFKGIERVFIIACGTSFYAGLIGKYLFEQLARIPVEVDIASEFRYRNPVIPPKTLVMTISQSGETADTLAAIRMAKEMGATTLSVCNVRNSTIDREAHGHLYMNSGPEIGVASTKAFTSTLAVLNCIAIALGRTRGALDEKTEAELVKSIMAVPSQMEGVLAFDKYFEEAASGLKLFRGFLYMGRGTSYPIAMEGALKLKELAYMHAEGYAAGEMKHGPLALIDERMAIVMVAPTDHLYEKTISNLEEARARGGKIISIGTGDNEKLRAISEYYLAMPKAHWTTHALLSVIPLQLMSYHLACSLGYDVDQPRNLAKSVTVE
- a CDS encoding type II secretion system protein, with translation MAFYFIQRRKNQQGFSTLEGLVAAGILAIVVSAWLVTSSVIAQKKVALEQLSETQTAVVSLRDLLSVSPSCLSSFQNAPLLNPSSLPNSASFKLSESYVGALAKNKSVLIRDLMKVTTLKNGRHLLYGELQMKDLSDNKNYFVGPLFLEVNSAGTTQSCYAELSSKDRCLRQDGLYLDGTGQCQLPQYACANGQFMVSAGVQKWVCK